The following proteins are encoded in a genomic region of Bernardetia sp. MNP-M8:
- a CDS encoding AAA family ATPase, which yields MIVDNIELDRENIEFNNALDLIKHTEKTIYLTGKAGTGKTTFLKYLKTTINKNMVIVAPTGVAAINAGGQTIHSFFQIAPSLYVPNDKRLRKDSKMGDEDKSTIFEHFVYSKEKRKIITSLEILVIDEVSMVRCDLLDVIDRLLRIFRKKETVPFGGVQVLLIGDTFQLPPVMKDEHKEILMEYYESEFFFSSKVIQQIEPIYIELKKIYRQKDQRFINLLNKIRNSNLTYDQLQGLNTKYEPNFDFEKYTNCIMLCTHNEKVSEINAEKLARLTTSLQTFNATVEEEFPDKNFPTNRNLELKINAQVMFVKNDKDKKYYNGKIGKIIRVEGEKIIVEDEAKNQIEVEQQVWKNIKYKWNDEKGKIEEEELGSFTQYPIKLAWAITVHKSQGLTFEKIIADVGNAFAAGQVYVALSRCTSFEGLVLASPIPHRAIKTDKRVMAFAKTETSKAAISQEINDGKADFYYKKTRQAAKNKDFEGVYDNFIQALDYRNDIKTEDFRKHFLFWAEKLTAPQPIQEKKEVKVKPIQEKKKREQEVHQKIKPKKIVPVKLSTTKEVKKTKENTYKRWTIKEEAQLKDLFHLGHTIKEITKIMGRDKDAIISRLHKIDLKK from the coding sequence ATGATTGTAGATAACATAGAATTAGACAGAGAAAATATAGAGTTTAATAATGCCTTAGACCTTATTAAACATACAGAAAAGACTATTTATCTGACTGGAAAAGCAGGAACAGGAAAAACTACTTTCTTGAAATACCTCAAAACGACCATCAATAAAAATATGGTCATTGTTGCGCCTACAGGTGTGGCAGCTATCAATGCAGGTGGACAAACGATACATTCATTTTTTCAGATAGCTCCTAGTTTGTATGTTCCAAATGACAAACGCTTGAGAAAAGACTCCAAAATGGGCGATGAGGATAAAAGCACTATTTTCGAACACTTTGTTTACTCTAAAGAAAAGCGAAAAATTATTACTAGTTTAGAGATTTTAGTTATTGATGAAGTTTCGATGGTGCGTTGTGATTTATTGGATGTAATAGATCGACTTTTACGTATTTTTCGCAAAAAAGAAACTGTTCCTTTTGGTGGTGTTCAGGTTCTTTTGATTGGTGATACCTTTCAACTTCCTCCAGTGATGAAAGATGAACACAAAGAAATTTTGATGGAATATTATGAGAGTGAGTTTTTCTTTAGCTCAAAGGTAATTCAGCAAATAGAACCTATTTACATAGAACTCAAAAAAATATACCGTCAGAAAGATCAGCGTTTTATCAATCTTCTCAACAAAATAAGAAATAGTAATCTTACTTACGACCAACTGCAGGGTCTGAATACAAAATATGAACCTAATTTTGATTTTGAAAAATATACAAACTGTATCATGCTTTGTACGCACAATGAAAAAGTAAGTGAAATAAATGCTGAAAAATTAGCTCGTCTGACTACTTCTTTACAAACCTTTAATGCTACTGTAGAAGAAGAATTTCCAGATAAAAACTTTCCAACTAATAGAAATCTTGAACTAAAAATTAATGCTCAAGTGATGTTTGTCAAAAACGATAAAGACAAAAAATATTACAATGGAAAAATTGGGAAAATAATACGAGTAGAAGGTGAAAAAATAATTGTAGAAGATGAAGCAAAAAATCAAATTGAGGTAGAACAACAGGTTTGGAAAAATATAAAATACAAATGGAACGATGAAAAAGGAAAAATAGAAGAAGAAGAACTAGGTTCATTTACGCAGTATCCTATAAAACTAGCGTGGGCAATCACAGTTCATAAAAGTCAAGGACTTACTTTTGAAAAAATAATTGCAGATGTAGGAAATGCTTTTGCAGCAGGTCAGGTTTATGTTGCGCTGAGTCGTTGTACTTCCTTTGAAGGATTGGTTTTGGCTTCTCCCATTCCTCACAGAGCTATCAAAACCGATAAAAGAGTGATGGCATTTGCCAAAACAGAAACATCAAAAGCTGCCATTTCACAAGAAATAAATGATGGAAAAGCAGATTTTTATTATAAAAAAACAAGACAAGCAGCTAAAAACAAAGATTTTGAAGGTGTTTATGATAACTTTATACAAGCCTTAGACTATCGAAACGACATCAAAACGGAAGATTTTAGAAAACACTTTTTATTTTGGGCAGAAAAACTGACTGCACCTCAACCAATTCAAGAGAAAAAAGAAGTAAAAGTAAAGCCTATACAAGAAAAAAAGAAAAGGGAGCAAGAAGTTCATCAAAAAATCAAACCTAAAAAAATTGTCCCTGTAAAATTATCTACTACCAAAGAAGTCAAAAAAACTAAAGAAAATACTTATAAACGTTGGACTATAAAAGAAGAGGCTCAGCTCAAAGATTTATTTCATTTAGGACATACTATAAAAGAAATAACCAAAATAATGGGAAGAGATAAAGATGCAATTATTTCTAGGTTACATAAAATAGATTTGAAGAAATGA
- a CDS encoding MFS transporter, which yields MTKRVILPIIVLSQFCCTSLWFAGNAVMSDLIIAFGLPTDALSSLTSAVQFGFISGTLIFALLMMADRFSPSLVFFVCAILGALCNYFTIFEGNNLSTLLLFRFLTGFFLAGIYPVGMKIASDYYQKSLGKSLGYLVGALVIGTAFPHLLKSIQSLDYFHNSQYSQSIFSWRLVIQATSLIAVLGGVLMFAFVPNHSINRSGKSAQKIKLTAFFQVFKSADFRLAAFGYFGHMWELYTFWAFIPIILLTYSELHPEINLNISFLSFLIIGLGSFACVIGGYLSERFGTKKVAFASLSLSTLCCLVSPLIFYADSYFLLITFLIFWGLVVIADSPLFSTLVAQSAISELKGTALTIVNCIGFAITIVSIQFINMLSDFPNFINEKYIFVFLALGPFLGLVALRGK from the coding sequence ATGACCAAACGTGTAATTTTACCAATCATAGTTCTGTCTCAATTTTGCTGTACTTCGTTGTGGTTTGCAGGAAATGCCGTAATGAGTGATTTAATAATCGCTTTTGGTCTTCCTACTGATGCCTTGAGTTCGCTTACTTCTGCTGTTCAGTTTGGTTTTATAAGTGGAACATTGATTTTTGCACTTTTGATGATGGCTGATCGTTTTTCGCCTTCATTAGTATTCTTTGTTTGTGCTATTTTGGGTGCTTTGTGTAATTATTTTACAATTTTTGAAGGGAATAATTTATCTACTCTTTTATTATTTCGTTTTCTAACTGGTTTTTTCTTAGCAGGAATTTATCCAGTAGGAATGAAAATAGCATCAGATTATTATCAAAAGAGCTTAGGAAAATCACTAGGTTATTTAGTGGGAGCTTTAGTTATCGGAACGGCTTTTCCTCATCTTTTGAAAAGCATTCAAAGTTTGGATTATTTTCACAACTCTCAATATTCACAAAGTATATTTTCTTGGCGTTTGGTTATACAAGCAACTTCGCTGATTGCTGTTTTGGGAGGAGTTTTGATGTTTGCTTTTGTTCCAAACCATTCCATCAATCGTTCTGGAAAATCAGCACAAAAAATAAAACTTACAGCTTTCTTTCAAGTCTTCAAAAGTGCTGATTTTCGTTTGGCAGCCTTTGGATATTTTGGGCATATGTGGGAGTTATATACCTTTTGGGCATTTATTCCTATTATTTTACTGACTTATTCTGAATTACACCCAGAAATAAATTTGAATATTTCCTTTCTTTCTTTTCTAATTATTGGCTTAGGAAGTTTTGCTTGTGTAATTGGTGGCTATCTTTCGGAGCGTTTCGGAACTAAGAAAGTTGCCTTTGCATCTTTATCGCTTTCTACGCTTTGTTGTCTTGTTTCTCCTCTTATTTTTTATGCAGATTCTTATTTTTTATTGATTACTTTTCTCATTTTTTGGGGTTTGGTAGTGATTGCAGATTCTCCCCTTTTTTCTACTTTGGTGGCTCAAAGTGCCATTTCAGAACTAAAAGGAACAGCACTCACGATTGTAAATTGTATTGGTTTTGCTATTACGATTGTCAGTATTCAGTTTATAAATATGCTTTCTGATTTTCCTAATTTTATCAATGAAAAGTATATTTTTGTGTTTTTAGCTTTAGGGCCTTTTTTGGGTTTGGTGGCTTTGAGGGGGAAATAA
- a CDS encoding sodium:proton antiporter — MDLFHAFTVLIVLSAAFAYINYRYLKLPTTIGLMLIALLASLVIVGLGQFNPAIFQKAQELVRSVDFSKVLMEVMLSFLLFAGALHVDTPTLAKERTPIIIFATIGVTASTFIIGTAMYFILGWLGLGVDYIYCLLFGSLISPTDPIAVLSILKSAKVPKNLEVKIAGESLFNDGVAVVVFLTIFQMAEKGVENTEFLDVVELFAVEAIGGIAFGLALGWVCYKLMYSIDNYVVEVLISLAIVMGGYALAAYLHTSGPLAVVVAGLVMSAKGREFAMSDLTRDYVDKFWELIDEVLNAVLFVLIGLEVLVLTFDGKYLIAGVIAIVVALLSRLISVGLPISFMKLKRDFIPNTILILTWGGLRGGISVALALSLTPDMGRDLFVTITYVVVVFSILVQGLTVKKLVKQEIVKED; from the coding sequence ATGGATTTATTCCACGCCTTTACTGTTCTTATTGTGCTTTCTGCTGCCTTTGCTTATATCAATTATCGATATTTGAAACTTCCCACTACAATTGGTTTGATGCTTATTGCGTTATTGGCTTCACTCGTTATTGTTGGATTGGGACAGTTTAATCCAGCTATTTTTCAAAAGGCGCAAGAGCTTGTCAGAAGTGTAGATTTTTCTAAAGTTTTGATGGAAGTGATGCTTAGTTTCTTGCTTTTTGCTGGTGCGCTTCACGTAGATACACCTACTCTTGCTAAGGAACGAACACCAATTATTATTTTTGCTACAATTGGAGTTACAGCTTCTACTTTTATTATTGGAACGGCAATGTATTTCATTTTGGGCTGGTTAGGACTTGGTGTAGATTATATTTATTGTTTGCTTTTTGGTTCTTTGATTTCACCTACTGACCCTATTGCTGTTTTATCGATTCTGAAAAGCGCAAAAGTTCCTAAAAATTTAGAAGTTAAGATTGCAGGAGAATCACTTTTTAATGATGGGGTGGCTGTGGTTGTTTTTCTGACAATTTTTCAAATGGCAGAAAAAGGAGTAGAAAATACTGAATTTTTGGATGTTGTAGAGCTTTTTGCTGTTGAGGCAATTGGAGGAATTGCGTTTGGTTTGGCTTTAGGTTGGGTATGTTACAAACTGATGTATTCGATTGATAATTATGTTGTTGAAGTCTTGATTTCTTTGGCAATTGTAATGGGTGGATATGCACTTGCTGCGTATTTGCATACTTCAGGACCTTTGGCTGTTGTGGTGGCTGGTCTTGTGATGAGCGCAAAAGGAAGAGAATTTGCGATGTCAGATTTGACGAGAGATTATGTAGATAAATTTTGGGAACTCATAGATGAAGTACTAAACGCTGTTTTGTTTGTTTTGATAGGTTTGGAAGTTTTAGTGCTAACTTTTGATGGTAAATATTTAATTGCTGGTGTTATTGCGATTGTGGTGGCTCTTTTATCTCGTCTTATTTCGGTAGGTTTGCCTATTTCGTTTATGAAATTAAAACGAGATTTTATTCCAAATACAATTCTGATTCTGACTTGGGGAGGTCTTCGTGGAGGTATTTCGGTAGCTCTTGCGCTTTCTCTTACGCCAGATATGGGAAGGGATTTATTTGTAACAATTACATACGTTGTTGTAGTATTTTCTATTTTGGTTCAAGGTCTGACTGTTAAGAAATTAGTAAAACAAGAAATTGTAAAGGAGGATTAA
- a CDS encoding cyclase family protein has protein sequence MKIQYSINNITYTADLSKPLDISIPLQAGNAEKTVNPNCYHAEEPTFKTISFEDVFIGSVAEGGVCNYQRVSLTPHGNGTHTECYGHLNNQEKENVTINQCLQTFWFVARMISIEPTKITEEYLQNEELSQLREIAEIDDEVVLKKHLEEKLDELEKIDIEDTNSIPYEALIIRTLPNSDDKKTRNYSGQNPPYLDPSIGKFLAQKNINHLLLDLPSVDREWDKGKLSVHKGFWNILTNSLDKNSKNDFSQVRKNATITELIFADNKIKDGIYLLNIQIPSLEIDAVPSKPVLYELSK, from the coding sequence ATGAAAATCCAGTATTCAATCAACAACATAACTTATACAGCCGATTTATCAAAACCACTAGACATTTCTATTCCATTGCAAGCAGGAAATGCAGAAAAGACAGTAAATCCAAATTGTTATCATGCTGAAGAACCTACTTTTAAAACTATTAGTTTTGAAGATGTTTTTATTGGAAGTGTTGCAGAAGGAGGAGTTTGTAATTATCAAAGAGTAAGTCTTACACCACACGGAAATGGCACACATACAGAATGTTATGGGCATTTGAATAACCAAGAAAAGGAAAATGTTACAATTAATCAATGTCTACAAACATTTTGGTTTGTCGCTCGTATGATTAGTATAGAACCTACCAAAATTACAGAAGAATACTTACAAAACGAGGAGCTTAGCCAATTAAGAGAAATTGCAGAAATTGATGATGAAGTAGTTTTGAAAAAACATCTTGAAGAAAAATTAGATGAATTAGAAAAGATAGATATTGAAGATACTAATTCTATTCCTTACGAAGCTCTCATCATTCGCACTCTTCCAAACTCTGATGATAAAAAAACTAGAAATTATTCAGGTCAAAATCCTCCTTATTTAGATCCAAGTATAGGCAAGTTTTTAGCTCAAAAAAATATCAATCATTTACTTTTAGATTTGCCTTCAGTGGATAGAGAATGGGACAAAGGAAAATTATCAGTGCATAAAGGGTTTTGGAATATTCTTACTAATAGTTTAGATAAAAATAGCAAAAATGACTTTTCACAAGTCCGAAAAAACGCCACTATTACCGAACTTATTTTTGCAGATAATAAAATTAAAGACGGAATTTATTTATTAAATATTCAAATTCCGTCTTTAGAAATTGATGCTGTTCCTTCAAAACCTGTTTTGTACGAACTAAGTAAATAA
- a CDS encoding amidohydrolase family protein, which translates to MPQDSTPNTHNPNIPDTLQKQNEKEIFTPESKLFTIDIHTHILPERLPNLRERYGYGGFIHLDHHKPCCARMMMDDRFFREVEDNCWSAERRMQECNHQHVDVQVLSTVPVMFGYWAKPEHTWDLSKMLNEHIAGIVKDYPDRFIGLGTLPMQAPDLAIKELERCVKDLGLAGVEIGSHIMDWNLDAPELFPIFQAAEELGAAIFVHPWDMMGTSKMPKYWLPWLVGMPAETSLAICSMIFGGIFEKLPNLKVAFAHGGGSFPATIGRIQHGFDVRPDLCAVDNPIAPKDYLGKFYLDSLVHSPEMLDYIVKLIGADKVCLGTDYPFPLGELQPGKLIHSMNYDDKQKEQLLSGSALEWLGLKKSDFAFMQSWDVV; encoded by the coding sequence ATGCCACAAGACTCCACGCCAAATACACACAATCCGAATATTCCAGACACATTACAGAAACAAAACGAAAAAGAGATTTTTACACCTGAATCTAAACTTTTTACGATAGACATTCACACGCATATTTTGCCTGAACGTCTGCCCAATTTACGTGAACGTTATGGTTATGGTGGTTTTATTCACTTAGACCATCACAAACCCTGTTGCGCTCGTATGATGATGGATGATCGTTTTTTTCGTGAAGTAGAAGATAATTGTTGGTCAGCAGAACGTCGTATGCAAGAATGTAATCATCAACATGTAGATGTACAAGTTCTTTCAACTGTTCCTGTGATGTTTGGCTATTGGGCAAAGCCCGAACACACATGGGATTTATCTAAAATGCTCAATGAACATATTGCAGGAATTGTAAAAGATTATCCAGACCGTTTTATTGGTTTGGGAACTTTGCCTATGCAAGCACCTGATTTGGCTATTAAAGAACTAGAAAGATGTGTAAAAGATTTAGGACTTGCAGGGGTAGAGATTGGTTCACATATTATGGATTGGAATTTAGATGCACCTGAGCTTTTTCCAATTTTTCAGGCAGCAGAAGAACTTGGTGCAGCTATTTTTGTGCATCCATGGGATATGATGGGAACAAGCAAAATGCCTAAATATTGGCTTCCTTGGCTTGTCGGAATGCCAGCAGAAACAAGTCTTGCAATTTGTTCAATGATTTTTGGTGGTATTTTCGAAAAATTACCAAATCTAAAAGTTGCCTTTGCTCACGGTGGAGGTTCTTTTCCTGCGACTATTGGACGTATTCAACATGGTTTTGATGTTCGCCCAGATTTGTGTGCTGTCGATAATCCGATTGCACCAAAAGATTATTTAGGTAAATTTTATTTAGATTCGTTGGTTCATAGTCCTGAAATGTTGGATTATATAGTCAAATTAATTGGAGCTGATAAAGTTTGTTTGGGAACAGATTATCCTTTTCCATTGGGTGAACTTCAACCAGGTAAGTTGATTCATTCAATGAATTATGATGATAAACAAAAAGAACAATTATTGAGTGGTTCGGCATTGGAATGGCTTGGACTCAAAAAATCAGATTTTGCTTTTATGCAATCTTGGGATGTAGTTTAG